Proteins found in one Campylobacter concisus genomic segment:
- a CDS encoding NADH-quinone oxidoreductase subunit C, with translation MRGDKFVEILKTKVKILEVTRQADDQITVLVDRNDLPLAVKTLYYDIGGFISTMIPNDERQINGSFALYYALSMEGSKMSEADDFAPEDKCFITVKTLIPGSDPTFPSVTPLVPACVWYEREAYDMFGLVAEGLPDKRRLVLSDDWPDGLHPLRKDAMDYRYRPDPVDHRDEPDSEFLFPTGDAVVDVPLGPLHITSDEPGHFRLFCDGDEIIDADYRLFYQHRGMEKLAENRMNYDQMGYLAERVCGICGYAHAIACIEAAEKAIKLEIPLRAQAIRVICLEIERLHSHLLNIGLACEVTGNYNAFMHIFRVREYSMELAQLVTGGRKTYGNVVMGGLRRDMTNQEIKKGIEIINKLDIQISEIWDAVMEDKRQIGRWKGVGILDRQIARDFSPVGPNMRGSGFKRDNRYDHPYDFFKQIEFEVAVEHGCDVFAREMVRYKELKSSIHIIRQCFELMPQTPIMIDPVTMIKPENFALGHDEAPRGENVHWIMQGSAQKVYRWRCRAATYNNWPSLRYQFRGNNISDAALIVCSLDPCYSCTERVTLVDVRTKKSKILTEKDLKKFCQDGGVSKKDLR, from the coding sequence ATGAGAGGCGATAAATTTGTTGAAATCCTAAAAACCAAGGTAAAAATTTTAGAAGTAACTCGTCAAGCAGACGATCAGATCACAGTTTTGGTTGATAGAAACGATCTTCCACTAGCTGTTAAAACGCTTTATTATGATATTGGCGGCTTCATAAGCACAATGATACCAAATGACGAGCGCCAGATAAATGGCAGCTTTGCTCTTTATTATGCTCTTTCAATGGAAGGTAGCAAGATGAGCGAGGCGGACGACTTTGCGCCTGAGGATAAGTGCTTTATCACTGTTAAAACGCTTATCCCAGGAAGCGATCCGACATTTCCATCTGTTACTCCGCTAGTGCCAGCTTGTGTTTGGTATGAAAGAGAAGCTTATGATATGTTTGGTTTGGTAGCCGAAGGTTTGCCTGACAAAAGGCGTCTAGTTTTAAGTGATGACTGGCCAGATGGACTTCATCCACTTAGAAAAGATGCGATGGATTATCGCTACCGCCCTGATCCGGTTGATCATAGAGATGAGCCTGATTCTGAGTTTTTGTTTCCAACAGGTGATGCAGTAGTTGATGTGCCACTTGGACCACTACATATTACTTCAGATGAGCCAGGTCACTTTAGACTTTTCTGTGACGGCGACGAGATCATCGACGCTGACTACCGCTTGTTTTATCAACACCGCGGTATGGAAAAGCTAGCTGAAAATAGAATGAACTATGATCAAATGGGCTATCTTGCAGAGCGTGTTTGTGGAATTTGTGGTTATGCTCACGCTATTGCTTGTATCGAAGCAGCAGAAAAAGCTATCAAGCTTGAAATTCCACTAAGAGCTCAAGCTATACGTGTTATCTGTCTTGAGATCGAGCGTCTTCACAGCCACCTTTTAAATATCGGTCTAGCTTGTGAGGTTACTGGCAACTACAACGCATTTATGCACATCTTTAGGGTTCGTGAGTACTCTATGGAGCTAGCTCAACTAGTAACTGGCGGACGTAAAACATACGGTAACGTCGTTATGGGTGGCTTAAGACGTGATATGACAAACCAAGAGATCAAAAAAGGCATCGAGATCATAAATAAACTTGACATTCAAATTTCAGAAATTTGGGACGCAGTTATGGAGGATAAACGCCAAATCGGTCGCTGGAAAGGTGTAGGAATCCTAGACCGCCAAATAGCACGTGACTTTAGCCCAGTTGGTCCAAATATGAGAGGCTCTGGCTTTAAACGTGATAACCGCTACGATCACCCATACGACTTTTTTAAACAGATAGAATTTGAAGTAGCAGTTGAGCATGGTTGCGACGTTTTTGCTCGTGAGATGGTTAGATATAAAGAACTAAAAAGCTCTATCCACATCATCCGCCAATGCTTTGAGCTAATGCCTCAAACTCCGATCATGATCGATCCTGTGACTATGATCAAACCTGAGAATTTTGCACTTGGTCATGATGAAGCACCACGTGGCGAGAATGTTCACTGGATCATGCAAGGCAGCGCTCAAAAAGTATATCGCTGGAGATGTAGAGCGGCTACTTATAACAACTGGCCAAGCCTAAGATATCAATTTAGAGGAAACAACATAAGTGACGCTGCACTTATCGTTTGCTCACTTGACCCTTGCTACTCATGCACTGAGCGTGTTACATTAGTCGATGTAAGAACTAAAAAGAGCAAAATTTTAACAGAGAAAGACCTTAAAAAATTCTGTCAAGATGGCGGGGTTAGTAAAAAGGATTTAAGATGA
- a CDS encoding hydrogenase 4 subunit F, which translates to MDSLALILILPLLGALVLFLSPKNYAVLSGLHVLFSAATSVALLNNVLKVLSSGTFYSFDKFLFLDSLGCVFLVLIAVTGFIVNFYSIHYMRWELEDGHIHLSDLKKYYALSHVFIFTMTLSVICNNVAFMWAAIEATTLASVFLVAIHKDQKSTESGYKYIVLCSIGLAFALYATVLLYSATFSTLGDGEASMLFSGIMANAKNLNPDAAKLIFVFALIGFGTKAGLAPTHTWLPDVHAEGPAPISALLSGVLLKCAMLALLRYYAITAQAVGFSFVEGIMIVSGTITLFVAGFFLIRQHNVKRMFAYHSIVHMGVIAFALGVGGKFGLFAAIFHCLAHSFTKALAFCSTGNIARIYGHKDMSKMGGMVKIAPITTIMFGAAVCSLVGVPAFAIFVSEYNVFVGAITSGQYIAVALFAIALAVIFIADFAHFNMASFGEPKGVVVHNKEMSLLENLPLIALCALIIIFGVWHVDSFYTLVDNGVNIMMGALK; encoded by the coding sequence ATGGATAGTTTAGCTTTAATACTTATCTTACCGCTCCTTGGTGCTTTGGTCTTGTTTTTGAGTCCTAAAAATTATGCGGTATTAAGCGGACTTCACGTTTTGTTTTCTGCTGCGACATCGGTGGCTTTACTTAACAATGTTCTTAAAGTCTTAAGTAGCGGAACTTTTTATAGTTTTGATAAATTTTTGTTTTTAGATAGCTTAGGCTGTGTTTTCTTGGTGCTTATCGCTGTAACTGGATTTATAGTAAATTTCTACTCTATCCACTACATGAGATGGGAGCTTGAAGATGGACACATCCACTTAAGCGATCTTAAAAAATATTATGCACTAAGCCATGTATTTATCTTTACAATGACTTTAAGCGTTATTTGCAACAACGTTGCGTTTATGTGGGCAGCTATCGAGGCAACAACTCTTGCTTCAGTATTTCTTGTCGCTATCCACAAAGATCAAAAATCAACAGAGAGTGGTTACAAATACATCGTTCTTTGCTCAATCGGTCTAGCATTTGCACTTTATGCGACTGTTCTTTTATACTCAGCCACATTCAGCACTCTAGGAGATGGCGAAGCTTCTATGCTATTTTCTGGAATAATGGCAAATGCTAAAAATTTAAACCCAGACGCAGCAAAACTTATCTTTGTATTTGCTCTAATTGGTTTTGGTACAAAAGCTGGTCTTGCTCCAACACACACTTGGCTACCAGACGTTCACGCTGAAGGTCCAGCACCTATCTCAGCTTTGCTTTCAGGTGTACTTTTAAAATGTGCGATGCTTGCACTTTTAAGATACTACGCTATCACAGCTCAAGCAGTTGGATTTAGCTTTGTTGAGGGCATAATGATCGTTTCAGGAACTATCACTCTTTTTGTAGCGGGATTTTTCCTAATCAGACAACACAACGTAAAAAGAATGTTTGCTTATCACTCAATCGTTCACATGGGTGTTATCGCATTTGCACTTGGTGTTGGCGGTAAATTTGGTCTATTTGCAGCGATATTTCACTGCTTAGCTCACAGCTTTACAAAAGCTTTGGCATTTTGCTCAACAGGCAACATTGCAAGAATTTATGGTCACAAAGATATGAGTAAGATGGGCGGTATGGTTAAGATCGCACCGATCACAACTATAATGTTTGGTGCGGCTGTTTGCTCACTTGTTGGTGTTCCAGCGTTTGCTATATTTGTTAGCGAATATAACGTCTTTGTTGGAGCTATCACAAGCGGTCAATACATCGCAGTTGCACTATTTGCTATTGCACTCGCAGTTATTTTCATAGCTGACTTTGCACACTTTAACATGGCAAGCTTTGGCGAGCCAAAAGGTGTGGTTGTTCATAATAAAGAGATGAGTTTGTTAGAGAATTTACCTCTTATAGCACTTTGTGCCCTTATCATAATCTTTGGCGTATGGCACGTAGATAGCTTTTATACGCTAGTAGATAACGGTGTTAATATAATGATGGGAGCTTTAAAATGA
- the hyfE gene encoding hydrogenase 4 membrane subunit, whose product MQTLDILAICMIVTSLAVFGLRSLKLSIIAYAIETLLLVSIFFLLSEKFNAEQLTTWAIVAFFTKVIFVPAILFWLVKKLGVVSEDEPVGGFFVSPVIAMGFSLALSMSIHPIFLKFSLIKEEIMLIAAGTVFMMGIFGFMLRNSFIKQILAYCLFENGIHLSLALMAYNSHELVELGILTDAIFAVIIMSVLAIRFYKAYDSLDTSKASNLRG is encoded by the coding sequence ATGCAAACACTTGATATTTTAGCCATTTGCATGATCGTAACTTCGCTTGCGGTTTTTGGTCTTAGAAGCTTAAAACTCTCAATCATTGCTTATGCGATTGAGACACTACTTTTAGTTAGCATATTTTTCTTGCTATCTGAGAAATTTAATGCCGAACAGCTCACAACTTGGGCGATCGTTGCGTTCTTTACCAAAGTTATTTTTGTACCAGCTATCTTATTCTGGCTTGTTAAAAAGCTAGGTGTAGTTAGCGAAGATGAGCCAGTTGGTGGATTTTTTGTAAGCCCTGTCATTGCTATGGGATTTTCTCTAGCTCTTTCAATGAGTATCCACCCTATATTTTTAAAATTCTCTCTTATCAAAGAAGAGATCATGCTAATCGCAGCTGGAACGGTCTTTATGATGGGAATTTTTGGCTTCATGCTAAGAAACTCATTTATAAAACAAATTCTAGCTTACTGCTTATTTGAAAACGGTATCCACCTAAGCCTTGCTCTAATGGCTTATAACTCACATGAGTTAGTTGAGCTTGGAATTTTAACAGATGCGATATTTGCCGTTATCATCATGAGCGTCTTAGCGATTAGATTTTATAAAGCTTATGATAGTTTAGATACTTCTAAAGCTTCAAATTTAAGGGGTTAG
- a CDS encoding respiratory chain complex I subunit 1 family protein, with protein MQTILLMIFQVVVIVLVAPLFDGMARKLRARLQSKQGSDFFQTYRDIIKLFRRGRTVPECSHWVFRWAPFFLFATSAAVLAAIPITYSKDTVFGAYSDIFVILYLGALLRFVFGAASMDSGNPFAATGGGREQMLGVYVEPVMIMCLIVVMLAAKTSNLIEIQEMVKTGVIGYQIPSFAVASIAFLWCMYVETGRKPFDVAEAEQELQEGLLGEYAGSDLGLVQASLILKQFAMIGLFLTIFEPWNFSNPFLAIIVFVIKTGVFYVAAVFIDNFGPRFKMTSSLRKNALGALAISFVALTLYVVGV; from the coding sequence ATGCAAACTATACTTTTAATGATATTTCAAGTAGTCGTTATCGTTTTGGTAGCTCCTTTGTTTGATGGTATGGCAAGAAAACTAAGGGCTAGACTTCAATCAAAACAAGGTAGCGATTTCTTTCAAACATATCGCGACATTATAAAGCTTTTTAGAAGAGGAAGAACCGTCCCTGAGTGCTCACACTGGGTATTTAGATGGGCTCCATTTTTCCTTTTTGCAACTTCAGCTGCAGTTCTAGCTGCTATACCTATAACATACAGCAAAGATACTGTTTTTGGAGCATATTCAGATATATTTGTGATCCTTTATCTTGGCGCGTTGCTTAGATTTGTATTTGGTGCAGCTTCAATGGATAGCGGCAACCCATTTGCAGCAACAGGTGGCGGCAGGGAGCAAATGCTTGGCGTATATGTCGAGCCAGTTATGATTATGTGCCTAATCGTAGTTATGCTTGCAGCTAAAACATCAAATTTAATTGAGATCCAAGAGATGGTAAAAACCGGTGTTATTGGATATCAAATCCCAAGCTTTGCCGTAGCTTCTATCGCATTTTTATGGTGCATGTATGTTGAGACTGGCAGAAAGCCATTTGACGTAGCTGAAGCTGAACAAGAGCTTCAAGAAGGCTTGCTTGGCGAGTACGCAGGTAGCGACCTTGGTTTAGTTCAAGCATCACTTATATTAAAACAGTTTGCTATGATCGGACTTTTCCTAACTATATTTGAGCCATGGAATTTTAGCAATCCTTTCTTAGCTATTATCGTTTTTGTGATAAAAACTGGAGTATTTTACGTAGCGGCTGTCTTTATAGACAACTTTGGTCCACGCTTTAAAATGACTTCATCTTTACGCAAAAATGCGCTTGGTGCACTTGCTATCTCGTTTGTTGCACTAACACTTTATGTAGTAGGAGTGTGA
- a CDS encoding proton-conducting transporter membrane subunit → MTTVYMLFLVSAVVSILLYCAPKAAVKVGFGLSALSCFYAMCHFVANMGVSDSFALMDGFLYSPKFALNPLGNFFSFVVVFIGFASSVYGMSYADEYIKKANVGVFACLFNTFILSMLLVISADNVFCFVVLWELMTLISSFLIIVNDGKNTLKAVMVYLGIAQIGAFCITCGLLITAYYAGSTEFSAFMGVKMPFGASVATFILFLVGFGSKAGMWPFHVWLPQAHPAAPSNVSALMSGVMIKVALFTLVKFTLYLPLSTYFGLTILALGAASSLFGVLYALCQHDFKALLAYHSVENIGIILLGLGTGIYGVAAGNLTLAAVGFLAGCYHVVNHAIFKGLLFLCAGSVIHATHTQNMDILGGLAKKMPWTSLGMFIGIMGIAALPPVNGFVSEWFTYQGMLQGAMGEGTLVRYAFTLGVVALALTGVLVGMHLKLYAVIFAGTPRDQKIWENAKESPIGMVLGMIILMIGCVGFGLGANYIVDYIMQAVNSIAISDYKASLGAINVTSPIGSMISTPLIALVLCATMILPFIILAVMKANRDKPRETDPWACGFKYSSRMQMTGGPFTGDLRKIMQWLFRADKKIVTRNYFDAVEYHNHPKDIWWGMFYEPVIKWCMKFADKLGIVQSGYTNIYTLYILIYLCAILAVGYFLV, encoded by the coding sequence ATGACTACGGTTTATATGCTATTTCTTGTAAGTGCCGTCGTTAGCATCTTGCTTTATTGTGCTCCAAAGGCCGCTGTAAAGGTTGGTTTTGGTCTAAGTGCTTTAAGCTGTTTTTACGCGATGTGTCACTTTGTTGCAAATATGGGAGTAAGCGATAGCTTTGCTCTTATGGATGGCTTTTTGTATTCGCCAAAATTTGCGCTAAATCCACTTGGAAATTTCTTTAGCTTTGTCGTTGTTTTCATCGGATTTGCAAGCAGCGTTTATGGTATGAGCTATGCAGATGAGTACATCAAAAAAGCAAACGTTGGCGTATTTGCATGTTTGTTTAATACATTCATCCTTTCAATGCTTCTAGTAATTAGTGCTGATAATGTATTTTGCTTTGTTGTTTTATGGGAGCTTATGACTCTTATTTCATCATTCCTTATCATAGTAAATGATGGTAAAAACACTCTAAAAGCGGTCATGGTTTATCTTGGTATCGCACAAATTGGTGCATTTTGTATCACCTGTGGCTTGCTTATCACTGCTTACTATGCAGGAAGTACAGAATTTAGTGCGTTCATGGGTGTTAAGATGCCATTTGGCGCTTCTGTTGCTACATTTATACTATTCCTAGTTGGATTTGGTAGCAAAGCTGGTATGTGGCCATTTCACGTTTGGCTTCCACAAGCTCACCCAGCAGCCCCATCAAACGTTTCAGCCCTTATGTCGGGCGTTATGATCAAAGTTGCTCTATTTACACTAGTTAAATTTACACTTTACTTACCACTTAGCACATATTTTGGTCTTACGATACTCGCTCTTGGTGCAGCTAGCTCACTATTTGGTGTTTTATACGCTCTTTGCCAACACGACTTCAAGGCTTTACTTGCTTATCACTCAGTTGAGAACATAGGTATCATCTTGCTAGGTCTTGGCACAGGAATTTATGGTGTTGCAGCTGGGAATTTAACACTTGCAGCAGTAGGTTTTCTAGCAGGTTGCTACCACGTAGTTAACCACGCTATATTTAAAGGCCTACTTTTCCTTTGCGCTGGTTCGGTTATCCATGCTACTCATACACAAAATATGGATATCCTTGGTGGTCTTGCTAAAAAGATGCCATGGACAAGCCTTGGTATGTTTATAGGTATCATGGGTATCGCAGCTTTACCTCCAGTAAATGGCTTTGTTTCAGAGTGGTTTACATATCAAGGTATGCTTCAAGGTGCGATGGGAGAAGGAACATTAGTTAGATATGCATTTACTCTTGGTGTCGTAGCTCTTGCACTAACTGGCGTTTTGGTTGGTATGCACCTCAAACTTTACGCTGTTATCTTTGCAGGCACTCCAAGAGATCAAAAAATTTGGGAAAATGCTAAAGAGAGTCCAATAGGCATGGTTCTTGGCATGATCATCCTAATGATAGGCTGCGTTGGATTTGGTCTTGGCGCAAACTACATAGTTGATTACATCATGCAAGCTGTAAATTCTATCGCTATAAGCGACTATAAGGCTAGCCTTGGAGCTATAAATGTAACTTCACCAATAGGCAGTATGATCTCAACTCCACTTATCGCTTTAGTCCTATGTGCGACTATGATTTTGCCATTTATCATCCTTGCTGTTATGAAAGCAAATAGAGATAAACCACGCGAAACTGATCCATGGGCTTGCGGCTTTAAATATAGTTCACGTATGCAAATGACAGGTGGTCCATTTACAGGCGATCTTAGAAAGATCATGCAATGGCTATTTAGAGCTGATAAAAAGATCGTTACTAGAAATTATTTTGACGCGGTTGAATATCACAACCATCCAAAAGATATCTGGTGGGGAATGTTTTATGAGCCAGTCATTAAATGGTGTATGAAATTTGCCGATAAACTAGGCATCGTTCAAAGCGGATACACAAACATCTATACGCTTTATATCCTAATTTATCTTTGTGCCATACTTGCTGTGGGCTACTTTTTAGTTTAG
- a CDS encoding 4Fe-4S dicluster domain-containing protein, with translation MKKHKFVIADYKRCIGCATCMAACFKSAYERGKLSRARLSVLREATGVMPTQCRQCDDGPCANVCPTGALRFNDNCIELHEEICIGCKMCTIACPYGAISSSAELMPSVNYAVEPKYNLEVESQSGAKNIAVKCDMCFGRENGPACVDVCPTSALVMIDPEEGKHKLGKRIDYEAANKFATKILNGQGA, from the coding sequence ATGAAAAAACATAAATTTGTGATTGCCGATTATAAACGCTGTATAGGATGTGCAACCTGTATGGCTGCATGTTTTAAGAGCGCTTATGAACGCGGCAAGCTATCACGTGCAAGGCTAAGTGTGCTAAGAGAAGCTACTGGCGTTATGCCAACTCAGTGCAGACAATGCGACGATGGTCCTTGTGCGAATGTGTGTCCAACTGGAGCGTTGCGATTTAATGATAATTGCATCGAGCTTCATGAGGAAATTTGTATAGGCTGTAAGATGTGCACGATCGCTTGTCCTTACGGTGCGATAAGCTCAAGTGCGGAGCTTATGCCTTCAGTAAATTACGCTGTCGAGCCAAAGTATAACCTTGAGGTAGAGTCACAATCAGGCGCAAAAAACATCGCTGTTAAATGCGATATGTGTTTTGGTCGTGAGAACGGACCAGCCTGTGTTGATGTCTGTCCGACGAGTGCTCTTGTTATGATTGATCCAGAAGAGGGTAAACATAAACTTGGCAAGAGGATAGATTATGAAGCAGCGAATAAATTTGCTACTAAAATTTTAAACGGACAAGGAGCATAA
- a CDS encoding MBL fold metallo-hydrolase yields the protein MEIFTVIVLFIASGFAFMKFAPVFGGTPDAKSQKLIEASPNFNGKVFINLEPTIDLVKKNPQASMLNFAIQALFPPKGKLPKRPLPNLKFDANALKNGEFIWLGHVSLICKLDGKTIVTDPVLHRAFPLPLGGKPFAYEHAITASYYPEVIDIALISHDHYDHLDYKTILELKDRIAKFLVPLGVKAHLVKWRVSADKIYEFDWFGDQKIGNLNFTFCPSRHFSGRTFKRNTTLWGGWAVEEAGFSFYFSGDGGYGKHFKMINEKFGAFDLVFIENGAYGDGWPYVHMKPEESAQALKDLGAKLGVPVHWGKFDLSYHAWDEPIKRFEKAAIKLELNYAMPVIGEVFTIQNPPRKKWWEKI from the coding sequence ATGGAAATTTTTACAGTCATAGTTTTGTTTATCGCTTCAGGTTTTGCTTTTATGAAATTTGCCCCTGTTTTTGGCGGCACACCAGATGCCAAAAGCCAAAAGCTGATAGAAGCTTCGCCAAATTTTAACGGCAAAGTTTTTATAAATTTAGAGCCGACGATTGATCTAGTAAAGAAAAATCCACAAGCATCTATGCTAAATTTCGCCATCCAAGCGCTCTTTCCACCAAAAGGCAAGCTACCAAAGCGCCCTTTGCCAAATTTAAAATTTGACGCAAACGCCCTCAAAAATGGCGAATTTATCTGGCTTGGGCACGTTAGCCTAATCTGCAAGCTTGATGGCAAAACCATCGTCACAGATCCAGTTTTGCACCGAGCATTCCCTCTCCCACTTGGCGGCAAGCCCTTTGCCTACGAGCACGCCATCACCGCTAGCTACTACCCAGAGGTGATCGACATCGCCCTCATCTCGCACGACCACTACGACCATCTTGACTATAAAACGATACTAGAGCTAAAAGATAGGATAGCCAAATTTCTAGTGCCACTTGGCGTCAAAGCTCACCTCGTAAAATGGAGAGTAAGCGCAGATAAAATTTACGAGTTTGACTGGTTTGGTGATCAAAAAATAGGAAATTTAAACTTTACTTTTTGTCCCTCAAGGCACTTTAGCGGGCGCACATTTAAAAGAAATACCACTCTTTGGGGCGGCTGGGCGGTAGAGGAGGCTGGCTTTAGCTTTTATTTTAGCGGAGATGGCGGATACGGCAAGCATTTTAAGATGATAAATGAGAAATTTGGCGCCTTTGATCTAGTTTTTATCGAAAATGGTGCTTACGGCGATGGCTGGCCTTACGTGCATATGAAGCCAGAGGAGTCAGCGCAAGCACTAAAAGATCTTGGTGCAAAGCTTGGTGTACCGGTGCACTGGGGCAAATTTGATCTATCTTATCACGCTTGGGATGAGCCGATCAAGCGTTTTGAAAAGGCAGCGATAAAACTTGAGCTAAACTACGCAATGCCGGTGATCGGAGAAGTTTTCACTATCCAAAATCCGCCTAGGAAAAAGTGGTGGGAGAAAATTTAG
- a CDS encoding c-type cytochrome codes for MKELKIFAIVVILSGVLYWGIEPYAHTKLHPHTANAEYNFSKEDTDYAKHFLGQKKAALETAKASGNKASIDAATKDVEVAQKILDDYTAFWNDINSIDLTKGDATKGADTFVAAGCTGCHGIEAAGMPAGMDAETASQSFGVVPPDLSTAGKIYDDKFLAALIKNPNMALKLTHKFNDEHPFPMTAFMGAGGDINAETADIVAYLKKVSADYEKANNKITEEKVFTDACQRCHDIKYDKKYAFSNKVSLAAYMGSNPPDLSMMIRSKGDEYLHKFINDTQKMLPGTAMPRVGLNKAAEDDVVAYIQKVGDKKKAERESTGLYVMIYFFILGIFAWLWKRKVWSELH; via the coding sequence ATGAAAGAGCTTAAAATTTTTGCCATTGTTGTTATTCTTTCAGGTGTTTTATATTGGGGTATCGAGCCTTATGCTCACACAAAGCTTCACCCTCATACTGCAAATGCTGAGTATAACTTCTCAAAAGAAGATACTGACTATGCAAAGCACTTTTTAGGGCAAAAAAAGGCAGCACTTGAGACTGCTAAGGCTAGCGGAAATAAGGCAAGTATAGATGCGGCTACAAAAGATGTAGAAGTAGCACAAAAAATTCTTGATGACTATACAGCATTTTGGAATGACATTAACTCTATTGATCTTACAAAAGGTGACGCTACAAAGGGTGCTGATACTTTTGTAGCAGCTGGATGTACAGGATGCCACGGTATAGAAGCAGCAGGTATGCCAGCTGGTATGGATGCTGAGACAGCTAGTCAAAGCTTTGGTGTAGTGCCACCAGATCTTAGTACGGCTGGTAAAATTTATGATGATAAATTCTTAGCTGCACTCATTAAAAATCCAAATATGGCTTTAAAGCTAACTCATAAATTTAATGACGAGCATCCATTTCCGATGACTGCATTTATGGGTGCTGGTGGTGATATAAATGCTGAGACTGCCGATATAGTAGCTTATTTGAAAAAGGTATCTGCTGATTATGAAAAGGCAAATAATAAGATTACTGAAGAAAAGGTTTTCACTGATGCATGTCAAAGATGTCATGATATAAAATATGACAAAAAATATGCATTTAGCAACAAAGTAAGCCTTGCTGCTTATATGGGCTCAAACCCACCTGACCTATCGATGATGATCCGTTCAAAAGGCGATGAGTATTTACATAAATTTATAAACGATACTCAAAAGATGTTACCAGGCACTGCAATGCCAAGAGTTGGCTTGAATAAAGCTGCTGAAGACGACGTGGTAGCTTATATCCAAAAAGTAGGTGACAAGAAGAAGGCTGAGCGCGAGAGTACAGGGCTTTATGTCATGATCTACTTCTTTATATTAGGAATTTTTGCTTGGCTTTGGAAACGCAAAGTTTGGAGCGAACTACACTAA
- a CDS encoding cytochrome b produces the protein MSLAHKSTGVIDWLDQRLAFTKLMKVLVSEYWIPKNINFLWAMGVILTTLFMLLIVTGFLLLMYYKPDVNLAFDSVNYTIMQEVEYGWLWRHIHAVSASTIFLIMYIHLLTGLYYGSYKRGREVIWISGMVLFICFSAEAFSGYMLPWGQMSYWAATVITQLFGGVPVIGDALVEWIRGDYAVGDSTLTRFFMLHVCLLPLVTIAVLVIHFYSLRVPHVNNLTSEDIDFEVEAQEYLHGDRAKSKVIPFWPGFLAKDFMYVSFFMIFVIYLVCYHFNFAMDPINFEPANPLKTPPHIYPEWYFLWQYEILRGFFFDIAGISAYNIGLIAFAFAGVAFMLIPLLDRSDLVAPAHKRPLFFIWFWVLVIDLIVLSIYGKLPTGGYNDWIGFYSSLLFLFLFIIALPVITILERKRG, from the coding sequence ATGTCTTTAGCTCATAAATCAACTGGCGTTATTGACTGGCTTGATCAACGCCTAGCTTTTACAAAACTTATGAAGGTTCTAGTTAGCGAATACTGGATTCCAAAAAATATAAATTTCCTTTGGGCAATGGGCGTTATTTTAACAACGCTTTTTATGCTCTTAATCGTTACTGGTTTTTTACTTTTAATGTATTACAAACCAGATGTAAATTTAGCATTTGATAGTGTAAATTATACTATCATGCAAGAGGTCGAGTATGGCTGGCTTTGGCGTCATATTCACGCAGTTTCAGCCTCTACGATATTTCTTATTATGTATATTCACTTGCTTACTGGACTTTACTATGGTTCATACAAAAGAGGCAGAGAGGTCATTTGGATAAGTGGTATGGTGCTATTTATCTGTTTTTCAGCAGAGGCATTTAGTGGTTATATGCTCCCATGGGGACAGATGAGCTACTGGGCGGCAACTGTTATCACTCAGCTTTTTGGCGGTGTGCCAGTTATTGGCGATGCTTTAGTTGAGTGGATTAGAGGCGATTACGCAGTTGGCGACTCAACACTTACTAGATTTTTTATGCTTCATGTTTGTTTATTGCCACTTGTAACGATAGCTGTTTTGGTTATTCACTTCTACTCTTTAAGAGTTCCGCATGTTAATAACCTAACAAGTGAAGATATAGACTTTGAAGTAGAGGCACAAGAGTATCTACATGGCGATAGAGCGAAATCTAAAGTTATACCATTTTGGCCAGGATTTTTGGCAAAAGACTTTATGTATGTATCATTCTTTATGATATTTGTCATCTATCTTGTTTGCTATCACTTCAACTTTGCAATGGATCCTATCAACTTTGAGCCAGCAAATCCACTAAAAACCCCACCACATATCTATCCAGAGTGGTATTTCTTGTGGCAATATGAAATTTTACGTGGCTTTTTCTTTGATATAGCTGGAATTTCTGCTTATAACATCGGTCTTATCGCGTTTGCGTTTGCGGGTGTTGCATTCATGCTTATACCTCTTCTTGATAGAAGCGACCTTGTAGCTCCAGCTCACAAAAGACCACTATTTTTTATATGGTTTTGGGTCTTAGTTATCGATCTTATCGTATTATCTATATATGGTAAGCTCCCAACAGGTGGTTATAATGACTGGATAGGATTTTATTCATCATTGCTATTCTTGTTCTTATTTATAATTGCGTTGCCAGTTATAACAATACTTGAAAGAAAGAGGGGCTAA